A window of Microcystis aeruginosa FD4 contains these coding sequences:
- the nblB gene encoding phycobilisome degradation protein NblB: protein MNYSPESVQRLLDSNDYGDRLSGVNQLRYLAPEIAFEMLQPLINDSNARVRYSAVSQLDILGRQNLDLALTILRDRLLNDPEADVKAAAADAIGGLKLTAAYDDLVAVYQQSCDWLIQFSIVAALGELGEPRGFELLEIALNSDNELVKTAAVSAFGELGDPRAVSLLVPLANDDDWQLRYRLAQALGRLGGQDAIAVLTQLTNDKSAQVAQEARNNLVQG, encoded by the coding sequence ATGAATTATTCCCCCGAATCCGTGCAACGGCTGCTTGATTCCAATGATTATGGCGATCGCTTATCGGGAGTTAATCAACTGCGTTATTTAGCCCCAGAAATCGCCTTCGAGATGTTACAGCCTTTAATTAACGATAGTAACGCTAGGGTGCGTTATTCGGCGGTAAGTCAGCTAGATATCCTCGGTCGTCAGAATCTTGATCTGGCCTTAACTATTCTACGCGATCGTTTGTTAAATGATCCCGAAGCAGACGTGAAAGCAGCCGCGGCCGATGCGATCGGGGGGTTAAAATTAACGGCAGCCTACGATGATCTGGTGGCTGTCTATCAACAATCCTGCGACTGGTTAATTCAATTTAGCATTGTGGCCGCTTTGGGCGAATTGGGGGAACCCCGGGGCTTTGAACTGCTCGAAATCGCCCTTAACTCCGATAATGAATTGGTAAAAACGGCCGCCGTTAGTGCTTTCGGGGAACTAGGCGACCCTCGCGCCGTCTCTTTACTCGTTCCCTTGGCTAATGATGATGACTGGCAACTGCGCTATCGTCTTGCTCAAGCTCTAGGCCGCTTAGGGGGGCAAGATGCGATCGCTGTTTTGACCCAGTTAACCAACGACAAAAGCGCCCAAGTCGCCCAAGAGGCCCGCAATAATCTCGTGCAAGGGTAA
- a CDS encoding tetratricopeptide repeat protein, with amino-acid sequence MNSYRLLTILIMFSSPVFWGCSPPAPLKKEPTAEMLVSPSPSPIISPSDIKAANRYRQLGLQYRQQGDFVKSIEALKKSVQLNPNHLDGRVILGWTQHLAKQPLAAQITLEETIKIAPDHVATYNALGIVYLVGGHLEKAVVTHTKAANLKPDNEIAYYNLSLAYHRLKDFNSAITNAEKAIKLEPNNPHPLVALAMIYLDKGDSKKAQNTYRKARDLDGRYRKKWFLAHLMEAGFSQEQIKLVEKLLSSI; translated from the coding sequence ATGAATAGTTATCGACTCCTGACTATCTTGATCATGTTTAGTTCCCCGGTTTTTTGGGGCTGTAGTCCTCCCGCTCCCCTTAAAAAAGAACCTACGGCCGAGATGCTTGTTTCTCCTTCTCCCAGTCCGATTATTTCCCCATCGGACATTAAAGCTGCTAATCGTTATCGTCAATTGGGATTACAGTATCGTCAACAGGGAGATTTTGTCAAAAGTATTGAAGCTTTAAAAAAATCGGTACAGTTAAACCCCAATCATCTAGACGGGAGAGTAATTTTAGGCTGGACACAACACCTAGCTAAACAACCTTTAGCGGCACAAATAACCCTCGAAGAAACGATTAAAATTGCTCCCGATCATGTGGCTACTTATAATGCTTTGGGTATTGTTTATCTTGTCGGTGGTCATCTTGAAAAGGCCGTAGTTACGCATACTAAAGCCGCTAATTTAAAACCCGATAATGAAATTGCCTACTATAATTTGTCCCTCGCCTATCATCGCTTAAAAGATTTTAATTCAGCTATTACTAACGCTGAAAAAGCAATTAAATTAGAGCCAAATAATCCCCATCCTCTTGTGGCTTTGGCAATGATTTATTTAGACAAAGGTGATAGTAAAAAAGCGCAGAATACCTATAGAAAGGCTAGGGATTTAGACGGTCGTTATCGAAAAAAATGGTTTCTAGCACACCTGATGGAAGCTGGTTTTAGTCAAGAGCAAATTAAATTAGTAGAAAAGTTACTATCCTCGATTTAA
- a CDS encoding ABC transporter ATP-binding protein yields the protein MNTPELAIATVGLTKQFDRHGAVNQVDLQIEAGEVYGLIGPNGAGKTTLIRMLAAAEEPTTGEIYLHGERLLRNDSNPRLKRNLGYLPDNFPLYDDLNVWNYLDYFARLYHIPRSQRHRRIYEVLELVQLTNKSHNLIATLSRGMKQRLSLARTIIHEPLILLLDEPVSGLDPIARLQFREIIKVLQSAGMTILISSHVLSDLAELCSSVGIMELGYLVESTSLEELNQRLAGQYLQITTLGNLEALETALEQCVFVESWQRIINTNTLRVKFTGTLEDSAELLKFLVVSGLNLSEFYTCCEDLETIFLKLGHRQAS from the coding sequence ATGAACACACCCGAATTAGCCATTGCTACCGTTGGTTTAACCAAACAATTTGACCGCCATGGGGCCGTTAATCAAGTGGATTTACAGATTGAAGCGGGGGAAGTTTACGGGTTAATCGGTCCAAATGGAGCGGGAAAAACCACTTTAATTAGGATGTTAGCGGCAGCGGAAGAACCGACAACGGGAGAAATATATCTGCACGGAGAACGTCTTTTAAGAAATGATAGTAATCCCCGTCTCAAAAGAAATTTAGGTTATCTACCCGATAATTTTCCCCTCTATGATGACCTAAATGTCTGGAATTATCTGGATTATTTTGCCCGTCTTTATCATATCCCTCGCTCCCAACGTCATCGCCGCATTTATGAGGTTCTAGAACTGGTACAATTAACCAATAAAAGCCATAATTTGATCGCTACTTTGTCCCGGGGCATGAAACAACGTTTAAGTTTAGCCCGAACGATTATCCATGAACCTTTAATTTTACTTCTCGATGAACCGGTTTCTGGATTAGACCCGATCGCTCGCCTACAATTTCGTGAGATTATTAAAGTCTTACAATCGGCAGGTATGACTATTTTAATTTCCTCTCATGTCCTTAGTGATTTAGCGGAACTTTGTAGTTCTGTGGGCATCATGGAATTAGGTTATCTAGTGGAAAGTACCTCTTTAGAGGAATTAAATCAACGTCTAGCTGGTCAATACTTGCAGATTACGACTCTAGGCAATTTAGAAGCCTTAGAAACCGCTCTTGAACAATGTGTTTTTGTGGAAAGTTGGCAAAGAATTATTAATACTAATACTCTCCGGGTTAAATTTACGGGAACCCTAGAAGATAGTGCCGAATTATTGAAATTTTTAGTCGTTTCTGGTCTGAACTTAAGCGAGTTTTATACTTGCTGCGAAGATTTAGAAACTATTTTCCTAAAACTGGGACATCGACAGGCATCTTAA
- a CDS encoding class I SAM-dependent methyltransferase gives MKFTGERFIPSEKGVIRYEHLHRYMAIIDYVKDKSVIDIACGEGYGSSIMSAFAKNVSGIDISPECIANAQSKYQRENLTFLQGYCNQIPVNSRSVDVVVSFETIEHHDQHEEMLAEIKRILKPEGILIMSSPNRVTYSDIPNNHNPFHVKELYYEELKILLDNNFKNVQFYGQKILINSAIIPLNSSLDALEKIRFYPQNNQFHDENSEFKMENPIYFLAICSDENLNNLNIVSSIYIDSQADIYQDLQKTYKEFSQVYADLQDIKNSNFGKMRELWMKFKSFLATS, from the coding sequence ATGAAATTCACTGGAGAACGTTTTATTCCCTCAGAGAAAGGGGTTATTAGATATGAACACTTGCATAGATATATGGCAATTATTGATTATGTTAAAGACAAATCAGTAATAGATATTGCTTGTGGAGAGGGATATGGTTCGTCAATTATGTCCGCATTTGCAAAAAATGTTAGTGGAATAGATATATCTCCAGAATGTATTGCTAATGCTCAGAGTAAATACCAAAGAGAAAATTTAACTTTTTTACAAGGATATTGCAATCAAATACCAGTTAATTCTAGATCAGTAGACGTAGTTGTTTCTTTTGAAACAATCGAACATCATGATCAACATGAAGAAATGTTAGCAGAAATAAAGCGTATCTTGAAACCTGAAGGAATATTAATTATGTCTTCGCCAAATCGAGTAACTTACTCTGATATACCCAACAATCATAATCCCTTCCATGTCAAAGAACTTTATTATGAAGAACTTAAGATTCTGTTAGATAATAACTTTAAAAATGTCCAATTTTATGGACAAAAAATACTCATAAACTCTGCTATTATACCTTTGAATAGTTCATTAGATGCTCTAGAAAAAATCAGATTTTATCCACAAAATAATCAATTTCATGATGAAAATAGTGAATTTAAAATGGAAAATCCGATATACTTTTTAGCTATATGCTCTGATGAGAATCTAAATAATCTGAACATAGTTTCATCTATTTATATAGATTCTCAAGCAGATATATACCAAGATTTACAGAAAACCTACAAAGAATTTAGTCAAGTATATGCCGATCTACAAGATATCAAAAATAGCAATTTTGGTAAAATGAGAGAACTATGGATGAAATTTAAATCTTTTCTGGCAACTTCTTGA
- a CDS encoding glycosyltransferase family 2 protein, whose product MINYGIQILDKPTQKIPLSSSISYYKWLRKNYAKKSDIEQIKAHLSGLTYQPKISIILPVFNPNKKYLQQAIESVVAQIYSNWELCIADDASTQSETREIIENYCQKDHRIKSIFRESNGNISACSNSALSLATGEFIALLDHDDILTLDALYHIVVSLNDNPSADMLYSDEDKINEYGHLEQPFFKPDWCPDSFLSRMYTCHLGVYRRDLVEKIGGFRLGYEGSQDYDLVLRLSEQTNKIIHIPKVLYHWRIHKQSTSKSLDAKSYTSLATKRAITDALQRRGECGEVITNSHGNQIIRYQITEYKKVSIIVPTRNLGKILNTCLQSIFQKTEYPNYEVLVIDNGSTEIETKKVINYWQTQEITRFKCLPLDIPFNFSKINNYAVQHCEGQYLLFLNNDTEVITPDWINAMVEQAQRPSIGAVGALLLYPDNTIQHAGVLMGFGGVAGHSHQYYPVNSLGYFDQIHTINNYSAVTGACLLCRREVFEEIGGFEEELSIAFNDVDLCLKMLDNGYQNIYLPHVKLYHYESKSRGYETTIEKQERFTKEVNFMIDKWDKYIQHDPCYSIHLRP is encoded by the coding sequence ATGATTAACTATGGCATTCAAATACTGGATAAACCCACCCAAAAAATCCCTCTTAGTTCAAGTATTAGTTATTATAAGTGGTTGAGAAAAAATTACGCTAAAAAATCAGACATAGAACAAATTAAAGCTCATCTCTCTGGTTTGACTTATCAACCTAAAATAAGTATTATATTACCAGTATTTAATCCTAATAAAAAATATCTTCAACAAGCTATAGAATCGGTAGTCGCTCAGATTTATTCAAATTGGGAACTTTGTATCGCTGATGATGCTTCTACACAATCAGAAACCAGAGAGATTATCGAAAATTATTGCCAAAAAGATCACAGAATTAAAAGTATTTTTCGAGAAAGTAATGGTAATATTTCTGCTTGCTCGAACTCAGCCCTAAGCCTAGCCACAGGTGAATTTATCGCCCTCCTAGATCATGATGATATCCTCACTCTAGATGCGTTATATCACATCGTTGTTTCACTCAATGACAATCCTAGTGCCGATATGCTCTATTCCGATGAAGATAAGATTAATGAATATGGTCACTTAGAGCAACCTTTTTTTAAACCTGATTGGTGTCCTGATTCATTTCTGTCTCGAATGTATACCTGTCATCTCGGAGTGTATCGTCGTGATTTAGTAGAAAAAATTGGTGGTTTTCGATTAGGTTATGAAGGTAGTCAGGATTACGATCTTGTCTTAAGATTATCGGAGCAAACTAACAAAATTATTCATATTCCCAAAGTCTTATATCATTGGCGTATTCATAAACAATCAACATCCAAAAGCTTGGATGCTAAAAGTTATACTTCCTTGGCGACAAAAAGAGCGATCACAGATGCTTTACAAAGACGAGGTGAATGCGGTGAGGTGATTACAAATTCTCACGGCAATCAAATTATTCGTTATCAAATTACTGAATACAAAAAAGTTAGTATTATAGTGCCAACCAGAAATTTAGGAAAAATCCTTAACACCTGCTTACAATCTATTTTCCAAAAAACAGAATACCCTAATTATGAAGTGTTAGTTATCGATAATGGTAGTACAGAAATAGAAACAAAGAAAGTAATTAATTACTGGCAAACTCAAGAAATAACTCGATTTAAATGTTTACCGCTAGATATTCCCTTTAATTTCTCAAAAATCAATAACTATGCTGTACAACATTGTGAGGGACAATATCTGTTATTTTTAAATAACGATACTGAAGTTATTACTCCTGACTGGATAAATGCAATGGTAGAACAGGCACAAAGACCGTCAATTGGAGCAGTCGGAGCTTTACTTCTCTATCCTGATAATACGATTCAACACGCTGGTGTGTTAATGGGATTTGGAGGAGTTGCCGGCCATAGTCATCAGTATTATCCTGTAAATTCTTTAGGCTATTTTGATCAGATTCATACTATCAATAATTATTCGGCCGTTACTGGGGCTTGTTTACTTTGTCGGCGAGAAGTTTTTGAAGAAATTGGTGGTTTTGAAGAAGAATTGAGCATTGCCTTTAATGATGTAGACCTATGTTTAAAAATGTTGGATAATGGCTATCAAAACATTTATTTACCTCACGTTAAACTTTATCATTACGAATCAAAAAGTCGCGGTTATGAAACCACAATTGAAAAACAAGAAAGATTTACTAAAGAAGTAAACTTTATGATTGACAAGTGGGATAAATATATTCAACATGATCCTTGTTATAGTATTCACTTGCGACCATAA
- a CDS encoding glycosyltransferase family 2 protein, with protein MYKVASYITFYQDSLSLQACIQAIKSQSYPIQHLIIVDNSPEPLLQYYSQDESITLLSHPENIGISGGLKIAIEWAIANNYDFLWTFDQDSQPSPELLEKLLETYRAIKSRENIGIIAPLAVDKITGQEWHGINFNGYQFQEADHHKIAQDYYCCDAVITSGSLISIPIAKQVPLPDEKFFIDAVDWEYCWKFRQDNYNVVVTKNAILDHRFGNSRQIKIFPISKLITIYNYSPLRYYYIHRNYTYLETRLAQKNNKLIFSVFRRLQFLLILIIKIALLEPDQKLLKIWACLKGTYDGFRGKLGKTWQ; from the coding sequence GTGTATAAAGTTGCCAGTTATATTACTTTTTATCAAGATTCTCTATCTCTACAAGCTTGTATCCAAGCTATTAAATCCCAAAGCTATCCGATTCAGCACTTGATTATAGTTGATAATTCTCCTGAGCCTCTATTACAGTATTATTCACAAGATGAATCGATTACTTTACTTTCTCATCCTGAAAATATCGGTATTTCTGGAGGTTTAAAAATTGCCATCGAATGGGCGATCGCTAATAATTATGACTTTCTTTGGACATTCGATCAAGATAGCCAACCCTCACCAGAACTATTAGAAAAATTACTGGAAACCTATCGAGCGATCAAATCAAGAGAAAATATCGGTATTATAGCACCCTTAGCAGTGGATAAGATAACAGGACAAGAATGGCATGGCATTAACTTTAACGGTTATCAATTTCAGGAAGCTGATCATCATAAAATAGCCCAAGATTATTATTGCTGCGATGCGGTAATTACTTCTGGTTCATTAATTTCAATTCCTATTGCTAAACAAGTACCGCTGCCTGATGAAAAATTTTTTATTGACGCTGTTGATTGGGAATATTGCTGGAAATTTCGACAAGATAACTATAATGTTGTTGTCACTAAAAATGCCATCTTAGATCATCGTTTCGGTAACTCACGACAAATTAAAATCTTTCCTATTTCAAAATTAATTACTATTTATAACTACTCTCCCCTAAGATACTATTATATTCATCGAAACTATACCTACCTAGAGACTCGTTTAGCACAAAAAAACAATAAACTAATATTTTCAGTGTTCAGACGTTTACAGTTTTTGCTAATTTTAATTATTAAAATTGCACTTCTTGAACCTGACCAAAAACTATTAAAAATCTGGGCTTGTCTGAAAGGAACCTACGACGGATTTCGTGGCAAACTAGGAAAAACTTGGCAATAA
- a CDS encoding glycosyltransferase family 2 protein, which translates to MTPEIQLSICIPAYNRPDWLKRGITSIIAQEIIEKIEIIISDDSTDERCKKVVEELLVNWSGQWQYQANKPSLGMAENWNYSIQLAQGKYVLVLHDDDFLYPESLQNILTKISDCDRAVMLFGAAVVNEQEKVLKRQINEGYLAPKAALIKLLSNSSFVRFPAMVIQRQVFKEAGFFNAALGEPTDIDMWIRLFSRYGVLCVPTITCAYTVHSQALTMGVFNQTTIRRLLEIFSRVTDVLNPQELDRCKGKFFHQFILAGAFRMLRRKNLAEFRRVMELFNSPELQGLDCPLKWLFFRWLFGILSKLLPSFS; encoded by the coding sequence ATGACACCAGAGATTCAACTAAGTATTTGTATTCCAGCTTATAATCGTCCCGATTGGCTAAAACGAGGGATAACTTCAATTATTGCTCAGGAAATTATCGAGAAAATAGAGATTATTATTTCTGATGATTCTACCGATGAACGATGCAAAAAAGTAGTCGAAGAACTTTTAGTAAATTGGTCTGGACAATGGCAATATCAAGCGAATAAACCTAGTTTAGGCATGGCAGAAAACTGGAATTATTCTATTCAATTAGCTCAAGGTAAATACGTTTTAGTTCTCCATGATGATGATTTTTTGTATCCTGAATCTTTGCAAAATATATTGACAAAGATCAGTGATTGTGATAGAGCAGTGATGCTGTTTGGGGCGGCGGTGGTAAATGAGCAAGAAAAGGTCTTAAAACGACAAATAAATGAAGGTTATTTAGCACCGAAAGCAGCTTTAATTAAACTTTTGTCAAATTCGTCTTTTGTCAGATTTCCTGCGATGGTGATTCAGCGTCAGGTGTTTAAAGAAGCAGGATTTTTTAATGCTGCTTTGGGGGAACCCACAGACATTGATATGTGGATACGTCTCTTTAGTCGTTATGGGGTTTTATGTGTACCTACTATCACTTGTGCTTATACGGTACATTCACAAGCTTTAACTATGGGAGTTTTTAATCAAACAACAATTAGAAGACTATTAGAGATTTTTTCGAGAGTGACAGATGTGTTAAATCCGCAGGAATTAGACAGATGTAAAGGAAAATTTTTTCATCAATTTATTCTCGCTGGTGCTTTTCGGATGTTGCGAAGGAAAAATTTAGCCGAGTTTCGTCGGGTGATGGAGTTATTTAATTCACCAGAATTGCAAGGTTTAGATTGTCCTTTAAAGTGGTTATTTTTTCGCTGGTTATTTGGTATTTTATCGAAGTTATTGCCAAGTTTTTCCTAG
- a CDS encoding DUF2281 domain-containing protein, translating to MVATTSPQTQAENPLSEILIEKISQLSPSQQQEVLNFVEFLQYKKQPKKTIWDKIAERVAQLPPEVIEQLPTDSSENLDHYLYGAPKK from the coding sequence ATGGTTGCTACCACCTCCCCCCAAACCCAAGCAGAAAATCCTCTCAGCGAGATTCTCATCGAAAAAATCAGCCAACTTTCCCCCTCCCAACAGCAGGAAGTTCTTAACTTTGTCGAATTTCTCCAGTACAAAAAACAACCTAAAAAGACTATTTGGGACAAAATTGCCGAGCGAGTCGCTCAACTACCCCCCGAAGTTATCGAGCAACTCCCCACTGATTCCTCAGAAAACCTCGATCATTATCTATACGGAGCGCCCAAAAAGTGA
- a CDS encoding type II toxin-antitoxin system VapC family toxin: protein MKLIFVDTLYWVALANSRDQWHERAIELQKTVSNHRLITTEAVLIEFLNYFSSFGSFMRQTVAGITHDILDDPDIEVLPINSSLFLSGLNL from the coding sequence GTGAAATTAATTTTTGTCGATACTTTATACTGGGTAGCCTTAGCTAACTCAAGGGATCAATGGCACGAAAGAGCAATTGAGTTACAAAAAACTGTATCCAATCACCGCTTAATCACCACAGAAGCAGTTTTAATTGAATTTCTCAACTATTTTTCTTCCTTTGGTTCTTTCATGCGTCAAACCGTAGCAGGAATTACCCATGATATTCTTGATGATCCCGATATAGAGGTGCTGCCCATAAATTCCTCGCTGTTTTTATCGGGATTAAACCTATAG
- a CDS encoding DUF4351 domain-containing protein, producing the protein MTKKADIGSKRLISLAPDNWARWLTQQPDVQVQEFLSSEFQWVSRANDVLLKVYSPQEGEFLLLNEIQLRYTKQMPQRIRAYAALATERYNLPVYPVLVNILPRQTNARIPGRYSSEFLGIRAYQEYRVINLWEVSAEIVFREKISTLLPFVPILKGGGEETVVRTALRELRANESLEDLEPLLSFFASFVLEIPIVQEIMRWDMTVLRESPWYQEILREGLQLGEQRGIQLGRQEGRQEGRQEGRQEGRQEGRQEGRQEGRQEGEAELIIRLLTRRFGSIDLAITEKIKSLSIPQLETLGDRILDLGSREELLSWLNEQR; encoded by the coding sequence ATGACCAAAAAAGCCGATATAGGTAGTAAAAGACTAATCAGTTTAGCCCCCGATAATTGGGCAAGATGGTTAACCCAACAACCCGACGTACAAGTGCAGGAATTTCTTAGCTCAGAATTTCAATGGGTAAGTCGTGCCAACGATGTTCTCCTAAAAGTTTATAGCCCCCAAGAGGGAGAATTTCTGCTCCTTAACGAAATCCAGTTGCGTTACACAAAGCAAATGCCCCAAAGAATCCGAGCTTACGCAGCCTTAGCCACAGAACGCTACAATTTACCCGTTTATCCCGTCTTAGTTAACATTTTACCCCGTCAAACTAACGCCAGGATTCCTGGTCGTTATAGCTCAGAATTTCTGGGAATCCGAGCCTATCAAGAATATCGAGTAATTAACCTTTGGGAAGTATCAGCAGAAATAGTATTTCGAGAAAAAATATCGACACTTTTGCCTTTCGTTCCTATACTAAAAGGAGGGGGAGAAGAAACCGTAGTTCGCACAGCCCTGCGAGAATTAAGGGCAAATGAAAGCCTAGAGGACTTAGAACCCTTACTTTCCTTTTTTGCATCATTTGTCTTAGAAATACCAATAGTACAAGAAATTATGAGGTGGGATATGACCGTATTAAGAGAATCGCCCTGGTATCAAGAAATCCTCAGAGAAGGATTGCAGCTAGGAGAACAGAGAGGTATTCAATTAGGACGACAAGAGGGACGACAAGAGGGACGACAAGAGGGACGACAAGAGGGACGACAAGAGGGACGACAAGAGGGACGACAAGAGGGACGACAAGAGGGAGAAGCAGAACTGATTATCCGACTTTTAACCCGACGGTTTGGCAGTATAGATTTAGCTATAACTGAAAAAATTAAATCTCTATCTATCCCGCAATTAGAAACCTTAGGAGATAGAATTTTAGACTTGGGCAGCCGTGAGGAATTGCTAAGTTGGTTAAATGAACAAAGATAA
- a CDS encoding DUF4351 domain-containing protein gives MTKKADIGSKRLISLAPDNWARWLTQQPDVQVQEFLNSEFQWVSRANDVLLKVYSPQEGEFLLLNEIQLRYTKQMPQRIRAYAALATERYNLPVYPVLVNILPRQTNARIPSRYSSEFLGIRAYQEYRVINLWEVSAEIVFREKISTLLPFVPILKGGGEETVVRTALRELRANESLEDLEPLLSFFASFVLEIPIVQEIMRWDMTVLRESPWYQEILREGLQLGEQRGIQLGRQEGRQEGRQEGRQEGRQEGRQEGEAELIIRLLTRRFGSIDLAITEKIKSLSIPQLETLGDRILDLGSREELLSWLNEQR, from the coding sequence ATGACCAAAAAAGCCGATATAGGTAGTAAAAGACTAATCAGTTTAGCCCCTGATAATTGGGCAAGATGGTTAACCCAACAACCCGACGTACAAGTGCAGGAATTTCTTAACTCAGAATTTCAATGGGTAAGTCGTGCCAACGATGTTCTCCTAAAAGTTTATAGCCCCCAAGAGGGAGAATTTCTGCTCCTTAACGAAATCCAGTTGCGTTACACAAAGCAAATGCCCCAAAGAATCCGAGCTTACGCAGCCTTAGCCACAGAACGCTACAATTTACCCGTTTATCCCGTCTTAGTTAACATTTTACCCCGTCAAACTAACGCCAGGATTCCTAGCCGTTATAGCTCAGAATTTCTGGGAATCCGAGCCTATCAAGAATATCGAGTAATTAACCTTTGGGAAGTATCAGCAGAAATAGTATTTCGAGAAAAAATATCGACACTTTTGCCTTTCGTTCCTATACTAAAAGGAGGGGGAGAAGAAACCGTAGTTCGCACAGCCCTGCGAGAATTAAGGGCAAATGAAAGCCTAGAGGACTTAGAACCCTTACTTTCCTTTTTTGCATCATTTGTCTTAGAAATACCAATAGTACAAGAAATTATGAGGTGGGATATGACCGTATTAAGAGAATCGCCCTGGTATCAAGAAATCCTCAGAGAAGGATTGCAGCTAGGAGAACAGAGAGGTATTCAATTAGGACGACAAGAGGGACGACAAGAGGGACGACAAGAGGGACGACAAGAGGGACGACAAGAGGGACGACAAGAGGGAGAAGCAGAACTGATTATCCGACTTTTAACCCGACGGTTTGGCAGTATAGATTTAGCTATAACTGAAAAAATTAAATCTCTATCTATCCCGCAATTAGAAACCTTAGGAGATAGAATTTTAGACTTGGGCAGCCGTGAGGAATTGCTAAGTTGGTTAAATGAACAAAGATAA
- a CDS encoding Uma2 family endonuclease — protein sequence MLSPSLFQTLTLEDFLGQYRNNPRYELAEGEIIDLEPTGPHETVSGKLASKIGIAINNRQLPWFIPRTCLIRPFSDQATARRPDIIVLDETVLDNEPFWEREPVITLGRSIKLVVEVVSSNWESDYARKVEEYALLGIPEYWIVDYRGLGGTIFIGKPKQPTFTVCQLLGEDYQQQQYRLGQGIFSPLFPDLQLCLDEVLPR from the coding sequence ATGCTTTCTCCTAGCCTTTTCCAGACTCTAACCCTAGAAGATTTTCTCGGTCAGTACCGCAATAATCCCCGCTACGAACTTGCTGAGGGAGAAATAATCGATTTGGAACCTACGGGCCCCCACGAAACCGTTAGCGGCAAACTCGCCAGCAAAATCGGTATCGCCATTAATAACCGACAATTGCCCTGGTTTATACCCCGTACTTGTCTAATTCGTCCCTTTAGCGACCAAGCCACGGCGCGCCGTCCTGATATTATTGTTCTGGATGAAACTGTTCTCGATAATGAACCTTTCTGGGAACGAGAACCAGTGATTACTCTCGGTAGAAGCATTAAGCTTGTGGTAGAGGTAGTTAGTAGCAACTGGGAGTCGGATTATGCTCGTAAAGTCGAAGAATACGCCCTATTAGGTATTCCAGAATATTGGATTGTCGATTATCGTGGGTTGGGAGGAACTATTTTTATCGGTAAACCCAAACAGCCGACCTTTACTGTTTGTCAACTGTTAGGGGAAGATTATCAACAACAACAATATCGCCTCGGTCAAGGGATTTTTTCTCCTTTATTTCCTGACCTGCAACTGTGTTTAGATGAGGTGTTACCTCGATAG